From the Anguilla anguilla isolate fAngAng1 chromosome 8, fAngAng1.pri, whole genome shotgun sequence genome, one window contains:
- the cct5 gene encoding T-complex protein 1 subunit epsilon, whose translation MSSLGTLAFDEYGRPFIIIKDQDTKTRLSGLDALKSHIMAAKAVANTLRTSLGPNGLDKMMVDRDGEVTVTNDGATILSMMDVDHQIAKLMVELSKSQDDEIGDGTTGVVVLAGALLEQAEQLLDRGIHPIRIADGYDQAARIAVEQLDRISDSFPVDPQNTEPLIQTAMTTLGSKVINRCHRQMAEIAVNAILTVADMERKDVDFELIKMEGKVGGKLEDTQLIKGVIVDKEFSHPQMPKVLKDTKMAILTCPFEPPKPKTKHKLDVTSVEDYKALQKYEKDKFQEMIRQIKDTGANLAICQWGFDDEANHLLLQNELPAVRWVGGPEIELIAIATGGRIVPRFSELTAEKLGYAGLVKEICFGTTKDRMLVIEECKNTRAVTIFIRGGNKMIIEEAKRALHDAVCVIRNLVRDNRIVYGGGASEISCALAVNEAADKCPSLEQYAMRAFADALEVIPMALAENSGLNPIQTMTEVRAKQVNESNSALGIDCLHLATNDMKQQHVIETLIGKKQQIVLATQVVKMILKIDDIRTPGESED comes from the exons ATGTCCTCTTTGGGGACCCTCGCCTTCGATGAATATGGGAGACCATTCATCATTATCAAGGACCAGGATACGAAGACCCGGTTGTCGGGCCTTGACGCCCTGAAG TCTCATATTATGGCGGCCAAAGCCGTGGCCAACACCCTCAGGACGTCTTTGGGCCCAAATG GGCTTGATAAAATGATGGTGGACAGGGATGGCGAAGTCACAGTCACCAATGACGGCGCTACTATACTTAGCATGATGGATGTTGACCACCAGATTGCCAAACTCATGGTGGAGCTCTCCAAGTCTCAAGATGATGAAATTGGCGATGGAACTACTGGGGTTGTAG TCCTTGCTGGTGCTCTTTTGGAACAAGCTGAGCAACTTCTGGACCGGGGAATCCACCCGATCCGCATTGCTGATGGCTACGATCAGGCTGCCCGGATCGCCGTTGAACAGCTTGACAGAATCAGTGACAGTTTCCCTGTGGATCCCCAAAACACAGAGCCCCTTATCCAGACTGCTATGACAACGCTGGGATCTAAAGT GATCAATCGCTGCCATAGGCAGATGGCGGAGATTGCGGTCAATGCCATCTTGACTGTGGCAGACATGGAGAGGAAAGACGTTGACTTTGAGCTCATCAAGATGGAGGGTAAAGTTGGTGGGAAGCTGGAGGACACCCAGCTCATCAAAGGTGTGATTGTTGACAAAGAGTTCAGCCACCCCCAGATGCCCAAG GTGTTGAAGGACACAAAGATGGCCATTCTCACCTGCCCGTTTGAGCCCCCCAAGCCAAAAACCAAGCACAAGCTGGACGTGACCTCAGTGGAGGATTACAAAGCCCTGCAGAAGTACGAGAAGGACAAGTTCCAGGAGATGATCCGTCAG ATCAAGGACACTGGTGCCAACCTGGCCATTTGTCAGTGGGGATTTGACGATGAGGCAAACCATTTGCTGCTACAGAACGAGCTGCCTGCTGTTCGTTGGGTTGGAGGGCCTGAGATTGAG CTGATTGCCATAGCGACCGGCGGACGCATCGTCCCCAGGTTCTCTGAACTGACTGCAGAGAAGCTGGGATATGCTGGCCTGGTGAAGGAAATCTGCTTCGGCACCACCAAAGACAGGATGCTGGTGATCGAGGAGTGCAAGAACACCAGGGCCGTGACCATCTTCATCAGAGGAGGGAACAAAATG ATCATCGAGGAGGCAAAGCGTGCCCTTCACGACGCCGTGTGCGTCATCCGCAACCTGGTCCGTGATAACCGCATTGTGtacgggggcggagcctctgaGATCTCCTGTGCCCTGGCAGTCAACGAGGCTGCGGACAAG TGCCCCTCTCTGGAGCAGTATGCCATGCGGGCTTTTGCTGATGCCCTGGAAGTCATTCCCATGGCCCTGGCTGAGAACAGCGGCCTCAACCCCATTCAGACCATGACTGAGGTCAGGGCCAAGCAGGTGAACGAGAGCAACTCTGCTCTGGGGATCGATTGCCTGCATCTGGCCACAAACG ATATGAAACAGCAGCACGTGATCGAGACGCTGATTGGGAAGAAGCAGCAGATTGTCCTCGCCACCCAGGTGGTGAAGATGATCCTTAAGATCGATGACATCAGAACCCCAGGGGAGTCTGAGGACTGA